TGGTCAGGAACGCGCCGGCGATCTCCACCAGCAGGAACGTGGCGGTCAGCCCCAGCGCCCACCACAACGGCTTCTCGTGGCGGATTTCGGTCGGGGCGTGGCTGTGGTCGTGTCCCATGGAGGGCCTGGCGGGGCATGCGTAAGAGGTCCCGCCACCTTAGAACGGGGCCGCCGCGGAGACTATTACACCGCTGCCGGTCGCGAGTGCCGGGACGGCGCCGCGCAGATGCGGCCGTCGCATGCGCGATCGAAACCCGACGCGGCGTTGTGGCGCGATGCGACGTGCCGGTCCGGCAGCGGCGCATCCCGCACCCGGCGCGCGTCCTCGCGATTGCCGAGGCCGCGGCACGCCACTGCGCGCGTTCCCGGAAAGTCCCGTCCGCGATGCCGACGAACCGCACGCCGGCATGCATGGGCTCGCGTCACGGCAGCCACCACACCAGCAGCGCGCTGATGCCGGCCAGCGCCAGCAGCGACAGCGTGCCCGCGGCCAGCACGCGGCCGCCGGAGGCCAGCACCGAGCGCAGGTTCACCGACAGCCCCAGCGCCGCCATCGCGACCAGGGTCAGCCACGCGGACGCCTGCTGCGCCGCGGCCGCCAGCGCTGGCGGCAACAGGCCCGCCGAGCGCAGCAGCATCATGCCGACGAAGCCCAGCACGAACCACGGCAGCGCGCGGTGCCACGGCAACCGCGCCGCGCCCGGCCGTCCGGCGCGCAGGCCGAGCAGCAGCATCACCGGCCCCAGCATCAACACCCGCATCAGCTTGACCAGCGCGCCGACCTGCGCGCTGACTGCGCCCACCGGCAGCGTCGCCGCCAGCACCTGCGGCACCGCATACACGGTCATGCCGGCGAGGATGCCGTAATGGCGCTGGTCCAGGCCGAACAGCGGCACCGCCAGCGGCAGGGCCAACACCACCACGATGCCCAAGGCCGCAGTGAAGGCGATCGAGGCGGCCACTTCGTCCGAATCGGCCTCGATCACCGGCGCCGCCGCGACGATCGCCGAATTGCCGCAGATCGCATTGCCGCACGCCACCAGCGTGGCCAGGCGCGCCGGCAGGCCGAGCAGGCGGCCGATGCCGTAGCCGATGCCGATCGCCAGCAGCACGATCGCCGCGACCAGCCCCAGCAGCAGCCCGCCGGCCGCGCCGACCGTCCTGATGCTCACCGACGCACCGAGCAGCACGATCGCCACTTCCAGCGGCAGCTTGGCGGCGAACGCGATCCCGGCGTGGGCGCGCGCCGGCAACCGCACCGCCGTGCGCAGCAAGGTGCCGAGCACGATCGCCAGCACCAGCGCATCGAGCCATGGACGACCCAGCCAGCGCAGTTGCACCCGCTCCACCAGCATGGCCAGCGCCGCGACCGCCGTGGCCAACAGCGCGCCAGGCCACAGCGCCGTTCCGTTTCCTATCGCCCTGCCCATTGCCGCCACCGTGTCGAAGTGGCCGCAGGATGCGCCGGGCGATCCTGTCATTCCATCGCATAATGGTGGATAGTTCGTTCGGCTCAACCGAACGGTCTTTCCCGTGACCCTGGAACAACTCGCGCTGTTCGTCGCCGTCGCCGAACGCCAGCACCTGACCCTGGGCGCGCAGGCCGCGCACCGCACGCCGTCGGCGGCCAGCGCCGCGATCAAGGCGTTGGAAACCCGGTACGGCGTGGCTCTGTTCCACCGCGTGGGCCGCGGCATCGAACTGACCGCCGCCGGCGCCGCGTTCGCCGACGAGGCGCGGGCGATCCTGGCGCGCGCCCATGCCGCCGAACTGGCCCTGAGCGAATGGCGCGGCGTGCTGCGCGGCACGCTGGAGCTGCATGCCAGCCAGACCGTGGCCAGCTATTGGCTGCCGGCGCGGCTGATGGCCTTCCATGCGCGCTACGCGCAGATCGAGATCCGCCTCAGCGTCGGCAACACCGAAAGCGTGACGCGCGCGGTCGCCGAGGGCCGCGCGGAACTGGGCTTCGTCGAGGGCGGCGTGCGCGACCCGGCGCTGGCGCTGACCGCGCTGGCCCAGGACCGGCTGGTGGTGGTCGCCGCGCCCAGCCATCGCCTGGCCGGGCGCCGCCGGATCGCGCTGCCGGCGCTGGCGGCGTCCAGTTCGTGGATCATGCGCGAGCCCGGCTCCGGCACCCGCTCGGAGTTCGAAGCCGCGCTGCGCGCGGCGCGGGTCGCGCCGGACGCGCTGAGCGTCGCGCTGACATTGCCGTCGAACGAAGCGGTGCTGTCGGCGGTGCTGTCCGGGCACAGCGTGGCGGCGGTCTCGCAACTGGCGGCCGCGCCATGGCTGGAAAGCGGGCGCCTGCAGCGCGTGGGCGCGGCGCTGGGCACGCGCACCTTCCATGCCGTGCGCCACCGCGAGCGCGCGCTCGGCGCCGCCGCGGCGGCGCTGCTGGCCATCGATCGCGACGCGGCCGCGGCGATCGGCTGACCAGGCGCGGCCGCTGTGGCGGATGACGCCTCCGTGGGCTTCCTGCCCTGGATCGACATTGCCCCACGCCATGTCGTTTTACGGCGCGTGCGTATGCCGATCTGCCTGGTGCGCTGCTGCACCTAGAAGCCCGCCGTTCAGCGCACGCTTCTGCATCGCACCAGCCCCCATTTGCACGCCAATGCGGCGGCGCCATCCACTGCAGCGGCACGGGGGAAGCTACCGATATCTTTCAGCAGCAAGCTTCCCTTGAACGCCGCCGACGCGCATCGTTCCGGCCTAGCGATGCGAGCGATCGCCGGCTGCGCACCATGTCCGGGCTGAAGCCCTCTACAGTGTTTGCGTGAGGGGCATCTCAGGCCTCCTGCAACCCCGGCCTGCCGTGCTCGACGGCATAGCGCTTCCAGCTCTGCAGGGTGCCGTTCGGCCGCATCACCTGGTCCAGCGTCTTCATGTCGCCGATCCACGCGTCGCGGGTCACGTCGCACAGCACATAGCCGCGTTTGTCGGTGGTGGCCTTCAGGTGCGGGCTGTGCCGCAGCGTGCCTTCGGCCAGTGCGTCCACGCCCAGGCCGTCGGAACCGGAACTGATCGAGGTGGCGAGGAATTCGCTTGAGACGATCCCGGAATCGGCGTTGTCCTGCACCAGGTCGCTGGCGTAATGGCGGTGCGCGTCGCCGCAGGTGGTGACCACGTTGCCGAAGCCGACCCGCTGGATATGGTCGAGCAGGCGCCGGCGGCTGGCCAGGTAGCCGGACCACTGGTCGTCGGAGGACACCACCGCGCCGTTCTTCTCCTCCGCGTAGTTGCCCAGCGACACCTGGTGGGCGATGGCGTGCCAGCGCGGGGCCGCGTCGGCCAGCCCGTCGAACAGCCACCGTTCCTGCTTGGCGCCGACGATGCTGCGCGCCGGCGACGCCACCTGCGCGCGCTGCGCCATGTCGACCTGCTTGCTGCGGTACTGGCGGGTGTCGAGCAGGTGCAGGTCCATCAGGCTGCCGTAGCGCGCGCGCCGGTAGAGCTGCAGGTGCCCGTCGCGCGGGAACGAGGAGCGCCGCAGCGGCATGTTCTCGTAGTAGGCCTGGAACGCCTGCGCGCGCCGCAGCAGGAACACTTCGCTGGGCGTGCCGTCCTGGTCTTCGGCGCCGGCCCAGTTGTTGTCCACTTCGTGGTCGTCGAAGGTCACGAACCACGGTGCCGCCGCGTGCGCGGCCTGCAGGTCGGGATCGCTCTTGTATTGCGCGTAGCGGCGCCGGTAGTCGTCCAGCGTGTAGATCTCCGGGCCGACGTGGTTGCGCAGGTTGGTGAACGGGCGTCCGTTCATCTTGCGCACGCCCGGCTTGGTTTCGCCCTCGTAGATGTAGTCGCCGTAGTGGAAGACGAAGTCCAGCGGCTCCTCGGCGATGCGCCGCCATGCGGTGTAGTGGCCTTCCTCGTAGTGCTGGCAACCGGCGACCGCGAAGCGCACCCGCTCCACCCTGGCGTTCGCCGCGGGCAAGGTGCAGGTGCGGCCGACCGGGCTGGCGTGGCCGCCGATGTCGAAGCGGTACCAGTACGGCCGGCCCGGGGCCAGCCCGTCCAGTTCGACATGCACCGCATGGCCCAGCTCCGGATGGGCCAGCGACGTGCCGCGCCGCACCGGCTTGGCGAAGCCCTCGTCGGCGGCCACCTGCCATTGCACCACCATCGGCCGCGCCGGCACGCCGCCACCGAACACCAGCGGCTCGGTCGCCAGCCGCGTCCACAGCACCACGCCGTCCGGCGACGGATCGCCGGA
The Xanthomonas sp. AM6 DNA segment above includes these coding regions:
- a CDS encoding putative sulfate exporter family transporter — translated: MGRAIGNGTALWPGALLATAVAALAMLVERVQLRWLGRPWLDALVLAIVLGTLLRTAVRLPARAHAGIAFAAKLPLEVAIVLLGASVSIRTVGAAGGLLLGLVAAIVLLAIGIGYGIGRLLGLPARLATLVACGNAICGNSAIVAAAPVIEADSDEVAASIAFTAALGIVVVLALPLAVPLFGLDQRHYGILAGMTVYAVPQVLAATLPVGAVSAQVGALVKLMRVLMLGPVMLLLGLRAGRPGAARLPWHRALPWFVLGFVGMMLLRSAGLLPPALAAAAQQASAWLTLVAMAALGLSVNLRSVLASGGRVLAAGTLSLLALAGISALLVWWLP
- a CDS encoding LysR family transcriptional regulator is translated as MTLEQLALFVAVAERQHLTLGAQAAHRTPSAASAAIKALETRYGVALFHRVGRGIELTAAGAAFADEARAILARAHAAELALSEWRGVLRGTLELHASQTVASYWLPARLMAFHARYAQIEIRLSVGNTESVTRAVAEGRAELGFVEGGVRDPALALTALAQDRLVVVAAPSHRLAGRRRIALPALAASSSWIMREPGSGTRSEFEAALRAARVAPDALSVALTLPSNEAVLSAVLSGHSVAAVSQLAAAPWLESGRLQRVGAALGTRTFHAVRHRERALGAAAAALLAIDRDAAAAIG
- a CDS encoding alkaline phosphatase D family protein; amino-acid sequence: MTTFNRRRFLALSGLSAFGAWMGTASVLAAQTDAKALSPRNLLASPRFASTPFALGVASGDPSPDGVVLWTRLATEPLVFGGGVPARPMVVQWQVAADEGFAKPVRRGTSLAHPELGHAVHVELDGLAPGRPYWYRFDIGGHASPVGRTCTLPAANARVERVRFAVAGCQHYEEGHYTAWRRIAEEPLDFVFHYGDYIYEGETKPGVRKMNGRPFTNLRNHVGPEIYTLDDYRRRYAQYKSDPDLQAAHAAAPWFVTFDDHEVDNNWAGAEDQDGTPSEVFLLRRAQAFQAYYENMPLRRSSFPRDGHLQLYRRARYGSLMDLHLLDTRQYRSKQVDMAQRAQVASPARSIVGAKQERWLFDGLADAAPRWHAIAHQVSLGNYAEEKNGAVVSSDDQWSGYLASRRRLLDHIQRVGFGNVVTTCGDAHRHYASDLVQDNADSGIVSSEFLATSISSGSDGLGVDALAEGTLRHSPHLKATTDKRGYVLCDVTRDAWIGDMKTLDQVMRPNGTLQSWKRYAVEHGRPGLQEA